Proteins found in one Bacillus subtilis subsp. subtilis str. 168 genomic segment:
- the yqbO gene encoding putative tape measure protein; skin element (Evidence 3: Putative function from multiple computational evidences; PubMedId: 8760915, 8969508, 27824135; Product type e: enzyme), which produces MAKLTATFELHDKISRKLRMIQGNAERLKRAANGPLIFEAEDRTERVMRQIDRSANRLTARARLLEMGLDDRVSNGLHSIRQQAEDLTEGSHEVTVSVNDQATPRFRLIRGGLTDLNSSHAEPTVSVRDHASNQLDEIRRHVTDVDSEHAEPTVSIKDRASAALDAIEAKIDSLKGATITLAVAGGFSAGSIMGSGKSTMSQDAYVSATSNVNKKDVAKMTDQIYFNNKAGSSREEVSLSLRNLSQQTGASKKALAELTESSSKIAQLMNADQAEVDRAFSSMYNNLKLSGKQSGDLIAYVYRNAGDQADDLLDTMNEYSSTFKDLKLTGGQIANAMIKGTKGGARNFDNLADSMREFNIRRTEMSDSQVDAFKTLFGAKETKKMFKGFKDGSISGEESLFRVAKALSKVKDKTKRAAIATELIGTQYEDLKQPILDMAEGIGTSAKTSGELERSFTKLRDNNPMTPVNDAMRDFESISKDMGTSLLTGLGPAFDKISSFINSKEGQEKLKEIKKDIADLGEEIGDKLNVAIEWSVNHWDDLKTAIKVVIPSLIGLIGYLKILRPLLKGIGTVGSDAAGVIRKLIPKRTPKAGTNTQSERRNRNSNRNASTRGRESKTATGPTSLPRSGSLTYCCCSDGGKNDRIRRRRGKRVLGRRGNPNRMNPSDSSIAVSSERLERRRSGRTVGTNPTRDSRSAIITTRSELYSAGRAAGGTSKFGKVLSPLKSVGKFAKGVPLLGTALAATDLIGMNKDNVGEKIGSAGGGLAGAATGAAIGSVIPGVGTAIGGLVGGIAGTMGGSSLGKAFDGSEVKKKLNSTLFDQKWWSEKWSGIKSNAKTSINGLSDTWSNVKEKVKSTLFNSEWWSEKWSGVKSWAQNKWNSASSVWESVKGKIKSTLFSEKWWSGKWEGVKSWAQSKWDSASSVWQSVKGKLKSTLFSEKWWSGKWESVKSWSKNKWDNAKSIWKSVKSSISETLFSKKWWSEKWQSVKELGSSILGGVKEVGGKVASSAKKTAGKAWGYVKSGVNYLFGSGKEKPKKHATGGYITKPTISWIGEAGKEFVIPVENNKGRGKMLLSQAASKLGMSVVDDIASASSAGGEPATSPLVRSAAVTASVSPIIDTSSLDEQATSFGQQFTKSFDQGIRDNVVSMEAWKQKNVGQPMNNLISYSPNYGKQVVNGYAKGQNSTSTGTDGFLQTKVKMPFQNTVNKSSSWGSGTIKGFASGQNSSQTGTDQYVSTHINKPFIRSKESSNGWGSGMIGNFVSGMTSKASEVNEAAKELAKKVEKAFREELDIHSPSRVMMSLGRFASIGIVKGLDSVDVKKFAEKQAGSLAAAYSGMGAVSGNVKQWLMAAIMATKTPMSWLPGLMTIAQHESGGNPKAINLWDSNAKAGHPSQGLMQTIPSTFNAHKLPGMNNILNPIHNAAAAIGYIKSRYGSINNVPGIRSMRHGGPYVGYANGGLITKEQIARVGEGNKREWIIPEERGIRGRYLLAQAAKALGMEVTDPSEKGQTELSSGQVTAATTGRNQTTFKAAGGKEVIIQFNGDQHFHNDQDMNSLVAKIKQALVDELEQDINIGTKGVVAFD; this is translated from the coding sequence ATGGCTAAACTAACAGCCACGTTTGAATTACATGATAAGATTTCCCGCAAGCTTCGAATGATACAAGGCAATGCTGAAAGACTTAAGAGGGCTGCTAATGGCCCTCTTATTTTTGAGGCTGAAGACCGGACTGAAAGAGTTATGCGGCAAATTGATCGATCAGCCAACCGTTTGACGGCTCGGGCTCGATTGCTTGAAATGGGTTTAGATGATCGAGTTTCGAATGGCTTACATTCTATACGCCAGCAAGCAGAGGATCTTACCGAAGGCAGTCATGAGGTGACGGTTTCCGTAAATGATCAAGCTACACCACGTTTTCGTTTGATCCGTGGAGGTCTCACTGATTTGAATAGCTCGCACGCTGAGCCAACTGTTTCAGTACGTGATCATGCTTCTAACCAATTAGATGAGATCCGTCGTCATGTGACTGATGTAGATAGCGAACATGCAGAGCCAACTGTTTCTATTAAGGATAGAGCTTCAGCGGCTCTGGATGCTATTGAAGCGAAAATAGACAGCTTGAAGGGTGCTACCATTACTCTGGCAGTTGCAGGTGGTTTTTCTGCAGGTTCAATTATGGGTTCTGGTAAAAGCACAATGTCTCAGGATGCTTATGTGTCAGCAACTTCAAACGTTAATAAGAAAGATGTTGCAAAAATGACGGATCAGATCTATTTCAACAATAAAGCGGGCAGTTCTCGGGAAGAAGTCAGTTTATCTCTAAGAAACTTATCGCAACAGACAGGGGCGTCTAAAAAAGCTCTGGCTGAATTGACTGAGTCATCAAGTAAGATTGCCCAGCTTATGAATGCTGATCAGGCAGAGGTAGATCGTGCTTTCAGTTCAATGTATAACAACTTGAAATTGTCTGGGAAACAAAGCGGAGACTTAATTGCTTATGTATACCGGAATGCCGGTGACCAGGCTGATGATTTATTAGACACGATGAATGAATACAGTTCCACCTTTAAAGACTTGAAGCTCACAGGCGGCCAAATTGCAAACGCGATGATAAAAGGAACAAAGGGTGGAGCCAGAAACTTCGATAACCTAGCCGATAGTATGCGTGAGTTTAACATCCGCCGAACCGAAATGTCTGATAGTCAAGTGGACGCATTTAAAACACTGTTCGGAGCCAAGGAAACTAAGAAAATGTTCAAGGGCTTCAAAGATGGTTCAATAAGCGGAGAGGAAAGTTTATTTAGGGTGGCAAAAGCCCTTTCTAAAGTGAAAGACAAAACAAAGCGGGCTGCTATTGCGACTGAGCTTATCGGGACACAATATGAAGACCTTAAGCAGCCTATTTTAGATATGGCTGAGGGTATTGGTACAAGTGCCAAAACAAGCGGTGAATTGGAACGAAGCTTTACGAAACTTCGGGATAATAACCCGATGACACCGGTTAATGATGCCATGAGAGATTTTGAAAGCATATCTAAGGATATGGGAACCTCTCTGCTAACTGGATTAGGACCGGCCTTTGATAAAATCAGCTCGTTCATTAACAGTAAAGAAGGTCAGGAAAAACTTAAAGAGATCAAAAAAGATATTGCTGATCTAGGTGAGGAGATAGGTGATAAGTTAAACGTAGCCATTGAGTGGAGCGTCAACCATTGGGATGATTTGAAAACAGCGATTAAAGTTGTGATCCCCTCTTTAATTGGATTGATTGGTTATTTGAAAATACTTCGTCCGCTGTTAAAAGGCATAGGTACTGTCGGAAGTGATGCAGCAGGCGTAATCCGAAAATTAATTCCAAAACGTACTCCTAAAGCTGGTACTAATACGCAAAGTGAAAGGAGGAATAGAAACAGTAATCGTAATGCTAGCACAAGGGGCAGAGAATCCAAAACTGCCACAGGTCCAACGAGTTTACCTCGAAGCGGCAGCTTGACATATTGCTGTTGTAGCGATGGAGGTAAAAATGATCGCATTCGTAGAAGACGAGGGAAAAGAGTTTTAGGTCGACGCGGTAATCCAAACCGAATGAACCCTTCTGATAGTTCAATTGCTGTGTCATCTGAACGGTTGGAGAGAAGGCGTTCCGGTAGAACTGTAGGTACTAATCCAACTAGAGATTCAAGATCAGCAATAATCACTACGAGATCGGAGCTATACTCAGCTGGTAGAGCTGCAGGCGGTACATCGAAGTTCGGGAAAGTCTTAAGTCCTCTGAAAAGTGTTGGCAAGTTTGCAAAGGGAGTCCCTCTATTAGGAACAGCGTTAGCGGCAACCGATTTAATTGGGATGAATAAAGATAATGTTGGTGAAAAAATTGGATCAGCTGGCGGTGGCCTTGCTGGAGCGGCTACAGGAGCAGCTATTGGCAGTGTTATTCCAGGAGTGGGAACAGCTATTGGTGGATTAGTTGGTGGTATAGCAGGCACCATGGGCGGCTCAAGTTTAGGTAAAGCGTTTGATGGTTCAGAAGTAAAGAAGAAACTAAACAGTACATTATTTGATCAAAAATGGTGGTCTGAAAAATGGTCAGGCATTAAGAGTAATGCGAAGACTTCCATCAATGGGTTAAGTGATACATGGTCTAATGTAAAAGAAAAGGTGAAGTCCACTTTATTTAATAGTGAATGGTGGTCTGAAAAGTGGTCTGGCGTTAAAAGCTGGGCACAAAACAAATGGAATAGTGCATCATCTGTTTGGGAGTCCGTAAAGGGAAAAATAAAATCCACTTTGTTTAGTGAGAAGTGGTGGTCAGGTAAATGGGAAGGCGTAAAAAGTTGGGCTCAAAGTAAGTGGGACAGCGCGTCTTCTGTTTGGCAATCAGTTAAAGGAAAGCTGAAATCCACTCTATTTAGCGAGAAGTGGTGGTCAGGAAAATGGGAAAGTGTAAAAAGCTGGTCCAAAAATAAATGGGACAATGCTAAATCAATATGGAAAAGTGTTAAGAGTTCCATCTCAGAAACCCTTTTTAGTAAGAAGTGGTGGTCTGAAAAGTGGCAGAGTGTAAAGGAATTGGGAAGCAGTATTTTAGGCGGGGTAAAAGAAGTTGGTGGTAAAGTAGCTTCAAGTGCGAAAAAAACTGCTGGTAAAGCGTGGGGATATGTGAAGAGTGGCGTAAATTATTTATTTGGTTCGGGAAAAGAAAAGCCAAAGAAACATGCTACTGGTGGTTACATTACGAAGCCAACAATATCTTGGATTGGTGAAGCTGGTAAAGAATTCGTTATCCCTGTTGAGAATAATAAAGGTCGCGGCAAAATGCTCCTTTCTCAAGCTGCTTCGAAATTAGGGATGAGTGTGGTTGATGATATAGCGTCTGCTTCATCTGCAGGAGGTGAACCGGCAACTTCCCCGCTAGTCCGTAGTGCGGCGGTGACTGCTTCTGTATCTCCTATTATTGACACATCCAGTCTTGATGAACAAGCAACATCATTTGGTCAACAGTTCACGAAGAGCTTTGATCAAGGAATTAGAGATAATGTTGTTTCTATGGAAGCATGGAAACAGAAAAACGTTGGACAACCAATGAACAATTTAATCTCTTATTCTCCGAATTACGGAAAGCAAGTGGTCAATGGTTATGCTAAAGGTCAAAACAGCACTTCGACCGGTACAGATGGCTTCTTGCAGACGAAGGTTAAAATGCCATTTCAGAACACTGTTAATAAATCTTCATCATGGGGAAGCGGAACGATCAAAGGTTTTGCTTCCGGACAAAATAGCTCACAAACTGGTACTGATCAATACGTCAGCACTCATATTAACAAGCCGTTTATCCGCTCTAAAGAATCATCAAACGGATGGGGAAGCGGTATGATCGGTAATTTTGTTTCAGGCATGACTTCTAAGGCAAGTGAAGTCAATGAGGCTGCCAAGGAACTGGCGAAAAAAGTTGAGAAGGCATTTCGTGAAGAGCTGGATATTCATTCACCTTCCCGTGTCATGATGAGTCTTGGGCGTTTTGCCTCTATAGGTATTGTAAAAGGTCTGGATTCTGTTGATGTAAAAAAGTTTGCTGAAAAACAAGCAGGCTCACTAGCTGCCGCTTATTCTGGAATGGGCGCAGTAAGCGGAAATGTGAAGCAATGGCTCATGGCTGCTATCATGGCTACAAAGACACCGATGAGCTGGCTTCCAGGGCTGATGACAATTGCTCAGCATGAGTCAGGCGGTAATCCGAAGGCAATCAACTTATGGGATAGTAATGCGAAAGCAGGACATCCATCTCAGGGGCTCATGCAGACAATCCCAAGTACCTTCAACGCACACAAATTGCCGGGCATGAATAACATTCTTAACCCGATTCACAACGCTGCTGCTGCGATTGGCTATATCAAAAGCAGATATGGATCAATTAATAATGTACCAGGCATTAGAAGCATGAGACATGGAGGTCCATATGTTGGCTACGCTAACGGCGGACTTATTACCAAAGAGCAGATTGCCCGTGTCGGTGAAGGAAACAAAAGGGAATGGATCATTCCGGAGGAGCGAGGCATCCGTGGACGTTATTTATTAGCCCAAGCAGCTAAGGCACTCGGAATGGAAGTCACAGACCCATCTGAAAAAGGTCAAACTGAATTATCTTCAGGTCAGGTAACAGCTGCCACAACGGGTCGTAATCAAACAACGTTTAAAGCTGCAGGTGGCAAAGAGGTCATTATTCAGTTTAATGGCGATCAGCATTTTCACAATGACCAAGACATGAACAGTCTTGTAGCTAAGATTAAGCAGGCCCTTGTCGATGAGCTTGAACAGGATATCAACATTGGAACGAAGGGAGTCGTTGCTTTTGACTAA
- the txpA gene encoding toxic peptide of toxin-antitoxin system; skin element (Evidence 1a: Function from experimental evidences in the studied strain; PubMedId: 16166525, 23300471, 27450630; Product type f: factor), translated as MSTYESLMVMIGFANLIGGIMTWVISLLTLLFMLRKKDTHPIYITVKEKCLHEDPPIKG; from the coding sequence ATGTCGACCTATGAATCTCTAATGGTCATGATCGGCTTTGCCAATTTAATAGGCGGGATTATGACATGGGTAATATCTCTTTTAACATTATTATTCATGCTTAGAAAAAAAGACACTCATCCTATTTACATTACTGTAAAGGAAAAGTGTCTACACGAGGACCCTCCTATTAAAGGGTAG
- the bsrH gene encoding skin region; type I toxin (Evidence 1a: Function from experimental evidences in the studied strain; PubMedId: 23059907, 23300471, 24576839; Product type f: factor) has protein sequence MHVSTFQALMLMLAFGSFIIALLTYIKKK, from the coding sequence ATGCACGTGTCAACATTTCAAGCATTAATGCTTATGCTTGCTTTCGGGTCATTTATAATTGCCCTGTTGACTTATATAAAGAAGAAATAG
- the yqbM gene encoding putative tail tube protein; skin element (Evidence 3: Putative function from multiple computational evidences; PubMedId: 8760915, 8969508, 25525268, 26909579; Product type s: structure) — MALKAQNTISGKEGRLFLDGEEMAHIKTFEANVEKNKSEVNIMGRRMTGHKTTGANGTGTATFYKVTSQFVLIMMDYVKKGSDPYFTLQAVLDDASSGRGTERVTLYDVNFDSAKIAGLDVDSEALEEEVPFTFEDFDVPEQLKSTF; from the coding sequence ATGGCATTAAAAGCGCAAAACACCATTTCAGGTAAAGAGGGCAGGTTGTTTCTTGATGGAGAAGAAATGGCCCATATCAAAACGTTTGAAGCCAATGTAGAGAAAAACAAATCCGAGGTCAATATCATGGGTCGTCGGATGACGGGGCACAAAACGACCGGAGCAAATGGAACGGGAACAGCCACTTTTTATAAAGTGACTTCTCAATTTGTTCTTATTATGATGGACTATGTGAAAAAGGGAAGTGATCCTTATTTCACCTTACAAGCTGTTCTAGATGACGCCTCTTCAGGTCGTGGGACTGAACGAGTCACCTTGTACGATGTGAACTTTGATTCTGCGAAAATCGCTGGGCTTGATGTTGATTCTGAAGCATTGGAAGAAGAAGTGCCGTTTACCTTTGAGGATTTTGATGTGCCTGAACAGTTAAAATCCACATTCTAA
- the yqbK gene encoding putative phage tail sheath protein; skin element (Evidence 3: Putative function from multiple computational evidences; Product type s: structure), whose product MNGGTFTPGKEKERAGIYFNFKTTAENRVSAGERGTVALPIASSWGEVKKFISISSIEDLNKKVGLNIDDPSLLLLREAMKKANTVLLYRLTEGLRASADISEGVKATALYGGTKGNDIIISITENVIDSSKVDVTTYLDQSEVDKQTVSKAEELKPNKYVTFTGKGDLTVTIPLTGTAPEDVSGALPATSGIRLSGGTDKTPTNADYTAFLEAAETEYFDTIALPVEDNEQLKATFVAFIKRLRDNQGQKVQGVLSNYKGDHEGIINVTGGVLLEDGTEITPEKATAWVAGASAGATFNQSLTFVEYEGAVDVLNRIDNDEIVERLSNGEFLFTYDSRDKSVSVEKDINSLTSLTAEKNKMFQKNKIVRVLDAINNDLTSQLKALIKSRKASGSDVPATNDGLQFVKTLITQYLSVLQDNEGITDFDSENDITIALNNDRDGFLIDLAVQPVDAAEKFYFNVEVK is encoded by the coding sequence ATGAACGGCGGAACTTTCACACCTGGCAAGGAAAAAGAGCGTGCCGGTATTTACTTTAACTTCAAAACGACCGCGGAGAACCGTGTTTCTGCCGGAGAACGTGGAACAGTGGCGCTGCCGATAGCGTCCAGCTGGGGTGAGGTTAAGAAATTCATTTCTATCTCTTCAATCGAGGACTTGAATAAAAAAGTGGGGTTGAACATTGATGATCCTTCGCTGTTGCTTTTACGTGAGGCGATGAAGAAGGCGAATACAGTCTTGCTTTATCGCCTAACGGAAGGTCTTCGTGCTTCAGCAGACATTAGCGAAGGTGTAAAGGCTACTGCTCTTTATGGCGGCACTAAAGGTAATGACATCATTATTAGTATTACGGAGAACGTTATTGACTCTTCGAAAGTTGATGTCACTACCTACCTTGATCAATCTGAAGTGGATAAACAAACAGTGTCTAAAGCTGAAGAACTTAAACCGAATAAATATGTCACGTTTACGGGGAAAGGAGATTTAACAGTTACTATTCCGTTAACCGGTACGGCCCCTGAAGATGTTAGCGGTGCTCTCCCTGCAACTTCCGGAATCCGCTTGTCAGGCGGAACAGACAAAACACCGACAAATGCCGATTATACAGCTTTCTTGGAAGCGGCTGAAACGGAATACTTTGACACAATCGCTTTACCTGTAGAGGATAACGAGCAATTAAAAGCAACGTTTGTTGCGTTTATCAAACGGCTGAGAGACAACCAAGGGCAAAAGGTTCAAGGTGTTCTTTCAAATTACAAGGGAGACCATGAGGGTATTATCAATGTAACAGGTGGTGTCCTACTTGAGGATGGAACGGAGATCACTCCTGAAAAAGCTACAGCTTGGGTTGCCGGTGCAAGTGCGGGGGCTACATTTAATCAATCACTTACATTTGTAGAATACGAGGGAGCTGTAGATGTCCTTAACCGAATTGACAACGACGAAATCGTTGAACGATTGTCAAATGGGGAATTCTTGTTTACTTATGATTCTCGTGATAAATCAGTATCGGTTGAAAAGGACATTAATTCACTCACAAGCCTAACAGCAGAGAAAAATAAGATGTTCCAGAAAAACAAAATTGTCCGTGTACTTGATGCAATCAATAATGACCTGACATCACAATTGAAAGCATTGATCAAGTCTCGAAAAGCGAGCGGCAGTGATGTTCCCGCTACAAATGACGGACTGCAGTTTGTAAAAACGCTAATTACTCAATACTTGAGTGTTCTTCAAGATAACGAGGGCATTACTGATTTTGATTCAGAGAATGACATTACAATTGCTCTGAATAATGATCGTGACGGCTTCCTGATTGATCTTGCAGTTCAACCGGTGGATGCAGCTGAAAAATTCTACTTTAATGTTGAGGTGAAATAG
- the yqzN gene encoding conserved phage protein of unknown function; skin element (Evidence 4: Unknown function but conserved in other organisms), which yields MMATKKEKAENAFYIKDLREHSRELFGVKPEVFDGALFHVHKMSITKSEAKKLISQFLQKEVK from the coding sequence ATGATGGCCACTAAAAAAGAGAAAGCAGAAAATGCTTTTTATATTAAGGATTTGCGAGAGCACAGTCGAGAGCTCTTTGGGGTAAAACCCGAGGTGTTTGACGGTGCTCTTTTTCATGTTCATAAAATGAGTATTACAAAATCGGAAGCGAAGAAGTTGATTTCTCAGTTTCTTCAAAAGGAGGTCAAATAG
- the yqbJ gene encoding conserved phage protein of unknown function; skin element (Evidence 4: Unknown function but conserved in other organisms), with protein sequence MNQEVGSIMGYLYKLYPVQVYEEEIPQDFAVPSLYFPPASTVDGVDTVSTFQKAYVLNVKLFHENVQKAHNEAERIADTLRSRRGIIPLIQESGEDTGDFIRLSRIETRVSDDYATIVLNWTSRYWYEREDQRSIDGFKFKSGVK encoded by the coding sequence ATGAATCAAGAAGTAGGTTCAATTATGGGCTATCTATACAAACTGTATCCTGTTCAAGTGTATGAAGAAGAAATACCGCAGGACTTTGCTGTTCCGTCTCTTTACTTTCCACCGGCTTCCACGGTCGATGGGGTGGACACAGTATCCACGTTTCAGAAAGCATATGTTTTAAACGTAAAACTCTTTCACGAAAACGTACAGAAGGCTCATAACGAAGCGGAACGAATTGCGGATACACTTAGAAGCAGAAGAGGCATAATTCCGCTTATACAAGAATCTGGCGAGGATACTGGGGATTTTATTCGCCTATCTCGAATAGAAACGCGGGTATCAGACGATTATGCGACCATTGTCTTAAACTGGACGAGCCGCTATTGGTATGAGCGGGAAGATCAGCGTTCAATAGATGGTTTTAAATTTAAAAGTGGGGTGAAATGA
- the yqbI gene encoding putative phage tail component; skin element (Evidence 3: Putative function from multiple computational evidences; Product type s: structure), which produces MKIRGLDQFIQSLDRASRGGLKRKYEQWLESMGFEFLDIIQDEIIRTKTVDTRRLLNSFQKGDQDNIFSMTEGSLKLDVGTNLDYASYVNDGHFTIDPSKNQDRRWVPGRWKGDRFEYDPAEKNSGMLLKFRWVDGSGFWDNAMAIFQLMFERSLERKLQQWIYEEF; this is translated from the coding sequence ATGAAAATTCGGGGTCTCGATCAGTTCATACAATCATTAGACCGGGCTTCTCGTGGGGGACTGAAGAGGAAATATGAGCAGTGGCTTGAATCAATGGGTTTTGAGTTCTTAGATATCATCCAAGATGAGATCATTAGGACGAAGACCGTGGACACTCGCCGCTTGCTCAATTCCTTTCAGAAAGGTGACCAGGATAATATCTTTTCAATGACAGAAGGCAGCTTAAAGTTGGATGTTGGAACAAATCTGGATTACGCCTCATACGTCAATGACGGGCACTTTACTATCGATCCGTCTAAAAATCAGGATAGACGATGGGTTCCAGGTCGGTGGAAAGGCGACCGTTTCGAATATGACCCTGCTGAAAAAAATTCCGGCATGCTGCTGAAGTTCCGATGGGTAGACGGTTCGGGGTTTTGGGATAACGCCATGGCCATTTTTCAGTTGATGTTTGAGAGAAGCCTTGAGCGGAAGCTGCAGCAATGGATTTATGAAGAATTTTAA
- the yqbH gene encoding conserved phage protein of unknown function; skin element (Evidence 4: Unknown function but conserved in other organisms) translates to MSYQSLLTHRCDIYHLQEKKENRKQKFGVPVEDVQPVFSYPDEPDIENQPCYFTEKSQSIIQQESNVSIYQSFLVHFPATADIRVNDRAVWDGTAYKLQKPRKIRNHHWEVTAVREVEYL, encoded by the coding sequence ATGAGTTATCAATCCTTATTGACTCACAGATGTGACATTTACCATCTGCAGGAGAAAAAAGAAAATAGAAAGCAAAAATTCGGGGTGCCGGTTGAAGATGTTCAACCGGTTTTTTCGTACCCTGATGAGCCGGACATAGAAAATCAGCCGTGTTATTTTACAGAGAAGAGTCAGTCCATTATCCAACAGGAGTCAAATGTATCTATTTATCAATCTTTCCTTGTGCATTTCCCTGCTACTGCTGATATTCGAGTAAATGACAGGGCGGTTTGGGATGGTACTGCTTATAAATTACAGAAGCCCCGCAAAATCAGGAATCATCATTGGGAAGTGACGGCAGTACGGGAGGTTGAATACTTATGA
- the yqbG gene encoding conserved phage protein of unknown function; skin element (Evidence 4: Unknown function but conserved in other organisms): MLLITPDELKSYSVFESVKTRPDELLKQDILEATADIILKVGHDFSDAEYIPLPETVRLALLKLSQFYALINGDESIIKGYTTEKIGDYSYTLGDGSSLQKPDVYALIKDYVKPADPDLEGIEAKVRMRSI; encoded by the coding sequence ATGCTGTTAATCACTCCCGATGAATTAAAGAGTTATTCAGTTTTTGAGTCTGTAAAGACCAGACCTGACGAGTTGTTAAAACAGGATATCCTTGAGGCAACTGCCGATATCATTCTTAAAGTTGGACATGATTTTTCAGATGCAGAGTATATCCCTTTGCCTGAAACGGTTCGACTGGCTCTATTAAAGTTGTCTCAGTTTTATGCTCTTATAAATGGCGACGAGTCAATTATTAAAGGATATACAACTGAAAAAATTGGTGACTATTCTTATACTCTAGGGGATGGCAGTTCTCTTCAAAAACCTGATGTGTATGCATTAATAAAAGATTATGTGAAACCGGCTGACCCTGATTTAGAAGGGATTGAAGCGAAAGTGCGGATGAGATCAATATGA
- the yqbF gene encoding hypothetical protein; skin element (Evidence 5: Unknown function), whose product MFTAKLIKGKTYNVMGITFRAGVSQTVPKKLYEYLNENPYFILTQELNNQKDDPINYTESELKGMNKAEHESIISNLGRNPSDFKNADERIAYILKQIDNKGE is encoded by the coding sequence GTGTTTACTGCAAAGCTTATTAAAGGCAAAACATACAATGTGATGGGAATAACCTTTCGAGCAGGTGTCAGTCAAACAGTACCGAAAAAGCTCTATGAGTATTTAAATGAAAATCCATATTTTATACTAACCCAAGAGCTTAATAATCAAAAGGATGATCCGATAAATTATACTGAATCGGAATTGAAAGGTATGAATAAAGCAGAGCATGAATCCATTATTTCTAATCTTGGTCGCAATCCGTCTGACTTCAAAAACGCAGATGAAAGAATTGCCTACATCCTTAAGCAAATAGATAACAAAGGGGAGTGA